TTCTATACATTCTTCCTCATTTGGCGGTGGTACTATCCATTTTTGACAAATAGTCACTTGCGTCTGATCAGGAAGGGTTAGTGTTGAAGCTAGAGCAGCCAATGCATCAGCTTTCTTATTCTCCGTTCTACGCACATGTTGAAGGGTTACATCTCCAAGCCATCCTATCAACTTTTGAGCATAATCATGATAAGGACGCAATTCAGGCTTCTTCACCTCATAACTTCCCAAGAGTTGGTTGATCACCAACTGAGAGTCACCAAAGACTTGTAAGTTTAATTGCTTCATGTCAACGGCCATCTCAAGTCCAAGTATCAACGCTTGGTATTCAGCGACATTATTGGAGCAACATTGCTTCAAAGAAAATGAGAATGGTAGGATCTCTTCTTGTGAAGTAATGAACACTACACCAGCACCAGCTCCGCCACGATGTGCAGCTCCATCAAAGTACATTTTCCAAGGAGGTAGAACTTCAATTAACATTGCATCTTCATCAGGAAGCTCATCAGTTAAATCCCAATCATTCGGTATCGGATGGTCTGCCAAGAAATTCGCCAATGCTTGTCCTTTCACAGCTTTTTGAGGGATGTACACGATCTCAAACTGTTGGAATTGGAGGTACCATCTTGCTAGTCGGTCACTAAGGACAGGTTTCAACATAACAAACTTGATGGGATTTGCTCTAGAAATAAGACGAACAACATGGACTTGAAAATAATGcttcatcttttgaattgagaagACTAGCGCCAAGCACAATTTTTCAATCGGTGAATAGTTCAGCTCATTTGGTGTCATCGTTCTACTCAAGTAGTAAAGAGAGTTTTCTTTGCCTTCACTATTCTCTTGAGCTAACAGGGCTCCTACGGACCTTTCTTGTGCCGCAATGTAGAGTATCAATGGCTTTCCAGGTATAGGGGCTGCCAAAACTGGAGGTTTTGCTAGATATGACTTGATACTTTTAAAGGCATCGCTACATGTTTCGTCCCAATTAAAAAGAGCGCCTTTCTTCATGAGATGACCAAATGGTTGGCATCGTCCTGCTAGGTTTGAGATGAACCTCCTCAAGTAGGCTAGCTTTCCTTGGAGACTTTTTAACTCATGAATGTTTTGAGGTGCAGGCATCTTCAATACTGCATCAACTTTGGCTTGATCAATTTCAATTCCTCGATGTCTCACAATGAAGCCAAGAAACTTTTCAGAAGTAACTCCAAAGGCACACTTCAATGGATTCATCCTTAGTTGATATCTTCGAAGCAGCTCAAACACCATTCTTAAGTCTTTCAAATGATCACTCCTCTTTCTGGATTTTACCACCAGGTCATCCACATaacattcaacatttttattttgcatAGCCCTTTGATATGTAGCACCAGCATTCTTtaaaccaaatgacatcactTTGTAGCAATAAATACCCTTAGGTGTGCGAAATGCGGTGAGTTCTTCATCCTTTGGAGCCATGCAGATTTGATTATAGCCAGAAGAACCGTCCATGAATGACATTGCCTCATATCCAGTGGTGGCATCAATCATCAGCTCTGGAATGGGAAGAGGAAACTCATCTTTAGGGCATGCATTATTAAGATCTCTAAAGTCAACACATACTCGAATTtgaccattcttcttcttcacaggaacaatacttgaaatccaTATAGGATATTTAACCTCACGAATAAAGCCTGCCTCAATGAGTTTATTAACTTCATTTTCTATTAATGGAACCAAGTCTGGCCTAAAGCGTCTTTGAGCTTGTTTAATGGGACGAGAACCATTTTTGATTGTCAACTGATGGACCGCTACTTTAGGATTCAATCCAGGCATTTCTTTATAACTCCAAGCGAAGACATCTCTATATTCTTTGAGTATATTCATATAAGTGATTTCTTCATCAGTTTCTAGAAAGGCACTCAAGTAAGTTGGCCTTGGGTCTTTATCAGTGCCAATGTTAACTTCTTTCAAAGGTCTATTGTGGTTTTTACTCCTTCTTCAAGTTTCGATGGAGCATCTCCAGCATCTTTCTCTTCTAAAGGATCATTGTCATTGACAGATATATGACAACACCAGACAATATCTTCTAACTCTTCATCAGTCTTTATTTGAGGCAGAGAATCGTACTCATTTTGGATTGTAACATGATTTGAGGAGCCTacactttcttcatcttcctcgcGCTCCTTGGTGTAAACCACGGTGTGAACCTTTGCCTTAAGCTCCTCTTTACATGAAACTACAAGTTCCACTCGTCGCCTCATTCTAGAAGGAATTAAACTTTTGAAATCCTTTCGAACCAAATGTGAAGCAGGCGTtgtaactttgaaataacttctcagattcttgtttttcttcaatggaCCTAATCTCTTGAACACAGAAGTTCTTGCAGTCGATTCTCCGAGTCGATCAAAGACTAAAAGCTTTCTATTGGGAGCAGCAACATCATCTTCAAAAGTTATATGATTATTACTTGCTCT
Above is a window of Solanum stenotomum isolate F172 unplaced genomic scaffold, ASM1918654v1 scaffold21049, whole genome shotgun sequence DNA encoding:
- the LOC125850929 gene encoding uncharacterized protein LOC125850929, translating into MPGLNPKVAVHQLTIKNGSRPIKQAQRRFRPDLVPLIENEVNKLIEAGFIREVKYPIWISSIVPVKKKNGQIRVCVDFRDLNNACPKDEFPLPIPELMIDATTGYEAMSFMDGSSGYNQICMAPKDEELTAFRTPKGIYCYKVMSFGLKNAGATYQRAMQNKNVECYVDDLVVKSRKRSDHLKDLRMVFELLRRYQLRMNPLKCAFGVTSEKFLGFIVRHRGIEIDQAKVDAVLKMPAPQNIHELKSLQGKLAYLRRFISNLAGRCQPFGHLMKKGALFNWDETCSDAFKSIKSYLAKPPVLAAPIPGKPLILYIAAQERSVGALLAQENSEGKENSLYYLSRTMTPNELNYSPIEKLCLALVFSIQKMKHYFQVHVVRLISRANPIKFVMLKPVLSDRLARWYLQFQQFEIVYIPQKAVKGQALANFLADHPIPNDWDLTDELPDEDAMLIEVLPPWKMYFDGAAHRGGAGAGVVFITSQEEILPFSFSLKQCCSNNVAEYQALILGLEMAVDMKQLNLQVFGDSQLVINQLLGSYEVKKPELRPYHDYAQKLIGWLGDVTLQHVRRTENKKADALAALASTLTLPDQTQVTICQKWIVPPPNEEECIENEFNHFVAISEVAKEEWRQPIIDYMCYGILPENPKRRTGIRRHAPRFIYYKDTLYRRSFEGVLLRCLGEEEAIQALQEAHSGVCGSHQSGPKLHFHIKRMGYYWPTMVKDCLDYARRYDACQFHANFIHQPPEAEAVALKEVKKENVANFILVNIIYRFGIPRYIITDNGKPFDNKLMNKICDLFNFKQRKSSMYHAAANGLAKAFNKTLCNFLKKVVSKSKRDLHERMEEALWAYRTTYRTPTQATPYSLAFGVEAVLPLERQIPSLRLAIQEGLTEEENDRLYLAELEALDEKRLEAQQNLECYQARLSRAFNKKVRLRCFQVGDQVLAIRRPIITSHKSGGKFTSKWDGPYVVQETYSHGAYKLVDADGAEGLQVFQVCKLKSSNPPSIQTEGFQVFQICKLKSSNPPSIQAKGLQVFQVCKLKSSNPLSIQDEGLQVFQ